In one Sphingobacterium daejeonense genomic region, the following are encoded:
- the arsC gene encoding arsenate reductase (glutaredoxin) (This arsenate reductase requires both glutathione and glutaredoxin to convert arsenate to arsenite, after which the efflux transporter formed by ArsA and ArsB can extrude the arsenite from the cell, providing resistance.), producing MIKIYHNNSCSKSRAAFELLKDKNLEFEIHEYLKNVPSKEELKEIIVLLNIKPFDLMRKNQSSFKEKYNQMILTDEEWIDVMLENPILIERPIVIKDGQAAIGRPIENIINLLK from the coding sequence ATGATAAAAATTTACCATAATAACAGCTGTAGCAAAAGCAGAGCAGCTTTTGAATTACTAAAAGATAAAAATCTTGAATTTGAAATCCATGAATATTTAAAGAATGTGCCTTCTAAAGAAGAATTAAAAGAAATTATAGTGCTATTAAATATTAAGCCATTTGATTTAATGAGGAAAAATCAATCCTCATTCAAGGAGAAATACAATCAGATGATATTGACAGATGAAGAATGGATTGATGTAATGTTAGAAAATCCAATATTAATAGAAAGACCAATTGTGATTAAAGATGGTCAAGCTGCCATAGGCCGGCCAATAGAAAATATAATTAACCTCTTAAAATAG
- a CDS encoding CsbD family protein: MDSLDLKGKWNVLKGKVKQQYADLTDDDLLYVEGKEDELYGRLQEKTGKTRDEVKTWLRDLDR; this comes from the coding sequence ATGGATTCATTAGATTTAAAAGGAAAGTGGAACGTATTAAAAGGAAAAGTTAAACAACAATATGCAGATCTAACTGATGATGATCTATTGTATGTTGAAGGAAAAGAAGACGAATTATACGGAAGACTTCAAGAAAAAACGGGTAAAACTCGTGATGAAGTTAAAACGTGGTTAAGAGACTTAGATAGATAA
- a CDS encoding TIGR03915 family putative DNA repair protein encodes MNYLFDGSFNGYLCCVFEAFERKEFYATPKVLTMLEPSIFNDQREISTDLNKSSRILKGIEKIIGKKDLNIFYHNFLADQKEAWELGFRTIIRLFKDGKIDIRDYGNPEILQIHQTIKKVSRERHRMKAFVRFVKSSDNLYTALIEPDFNVLPLVTTFFKNRFSDQQWLIYDIRRNYGYHYDGKEIHEVSNSDNHEIENPYAIELDLDPRELEFQHLWKTYFKSTNIEERKNLKLHLRHVPKRYWKYLVEKI; translated from the coding sequence ATGAATTATTTGTTTGATGGAAGTTTCAATGGTTACTTATGTTGTGTATTTGAGGCATTTGAGAGAAAAGAGTTTTATGCTACACCGAAGGTTTTAACCATGTTAGAACCCAGTATATTTAATGATCAGAGAGAAATTTCAACCGACCTGAATAAATCTTCCCGAATTTTGAAAGGAATCGAAAAAATAATAGGAAAGAAGGACCTCAATATATTTTACCATAACTTTCTTGCCGATCAAAAAGAAGCATGGGAATTAGGTTTTAGGACTATCATTCGGTTATTTAAGGATGGTAAAATTGATATTCGGGACTACGGGAATCCCGAAATTTTGCAGATACATCAGACGATTAAGAAAGTAAGTCGGGAAAGACACAGAATGAAAGCATTTGTGAGATTCGTCAAATCCTCAGACAATCTGTATACTGCTTTGATAGAGCCAGATTTTAATGTTTTACCTTTGGTTACTACTTTTTTTAAAAATCGGTTTTCTGATCAACAGTGGTTGATTTATGATATCCGCAGAAATTACGGGTATCATTATGATGGAAAGGAGATTCACGAAGTCAGTAATTCTGACAATCACGAAATTGAAAATCCATATGCTATAGAATTAGATCTTGATCCAAGGGAATTGGAATTTCAACATTTATGGAAAACCTACTTTAAAAGTACGAATATTGAAGAAAGAAAGAATTTGAAATTGCATCTGCGACATGTTCCAAAACGGTATTGGAAGTATTTAGTAGAAAAAATATAA
- a CDS encoding putative DNA modification/repair radical SAM protein, with the protein MFGFDDKLEILADAAKYDVSCSSSGGKRTNNGGIGDASASGICHTYTEDGRCVSLLKILMTNYCIYDCSFCVSRRSNDVQRAAFSVKEVVDLTMNFYRRNYIEGLFLSSGIFKSADYTMERLMLVVKKLRTEERFNGYIHLKAIPGASEALLKEAGLYVDRMSVNLEIPTEEGLKLVAPEKDHQTVKEPLAIVQNEIKTVQRDKKIFKKVPHFVPAGQSTQMVIGATPENDLQVMETAIKFYKEFNLKRVYYSGYIPINANDSLLPKIGTAPPLVRENRLYQADWLLRFYGFSLNEILNNSHQHLELEIDPKLSWALRNPQFFPIDINTADYKWIIRIPGIGRQSANKIVQARKYGKLREHQLKKMGIAFNRAKYFMVCQDTVVNTGFIYPDSVKKAILEHNPQPKILTSAPQLSLF; encoded by the coding sequence ATGTTTGGATTTGATGATAAATTGGAAATATTAGCTGATGCGGCAAAATATGATGTTAGTTGCAGTTCAAGTGGGGGAAAGCGAACTAATAATGGTGGGATAGGAGATGCCTCTGCAAGTGGCATTTGCCATACCTATACTGAAGATGGGAGATGTGTTTCACTATTAAAGATCTTAATGACCAATTATTGTATTTATGATTGTTCGTTTTGTGTGAGTCGAAGGAGCAATGATGTTCAGAGGGCAGCATTTTCTGTGAAAGAAGTAGTAGATCTTACAATGAACTTTTATAGAAGAAATTATATTGAGGGTTTGTTTTTGAGTTCAGGGATTTTTAAATCTGCGGATTATACGATGGAACGATTGATGTTGGTGGTAAAGAAACTTCGAACGGAAGAAAGGTTCAACGGCTATATCCACTTGAAAGCTATTCCTGGCGCTAGTGAAGCTTTATTAAAAGAAGCTGGATTATATGTGGATCGCATGAGTGTAAATCTTGAAATCCCGACGGAAGAAGGTTTGAAATTGGTTGCTCCTGAGAAAGACCATCAGACAGTAAAAGAGCCATTGGCAATCGTTCAAAATGAAATCAAAACCGTGCAGCGGGATAAAAAGATTTTCAAAAAAGTTCCTCATTTCGTTCCGGCAGGACAAAGTACGCAAATGGTTATTGGCGCAACACCAGAAAATGACCTTCAAGTAATGGAGACCGCTATTAAGTTCTATAAAGAATTTAACCTCAAACGGGTGTATTACTCAGGATATATTCCGATAAATGCAAATGACAGTTTATTGCCCAAAATTGGAACTGCTCCACCTTTAGTGCGAGAAAATAGACTTTATCAAGCTGATTGGTTATTGCGATTTTATGGATTTTCTTTGAATGAAATTTTAAACAACAGCCATCAACATTTAGAACTAGAAATTGATCCAAAACTTTCTTGGGCATTGAGAAATCCCCAATTCTTTCCAATTGATATCAATACTGCTGATTATAAATGGATCATTAGAATTCCTGGTATTGGAAGGCAATCTGCTAATAAAATTGTTCAAGCTAGGAAATATGGAAAACTTCGGGAACATCAGTTGAAGAAGATGGGAATAGCATTTAACCGAGCTAAATATTTTATGGTTTGTCAAGATACGGTTGTCAATACAGGATTTATATATCCAGATTCTGTAAAGAAGGCCATTCTGGAGCACAATCCTCAACCAAAGATTTTAACTTCAGCACCACAATTAAGCCTATTCTAA